From a single Solenopsis invicta isolate M01_SB chromosome 6, UNIL_Sinv_3.0, whole genome shotgun sequence genomic region:
- the LOC105195895 gene encoding 25S rRNA (cytosine-C(5))-methyltransferase nop2, with amino-acid sequence MGRKAKFDKEVSSGRGKKAKKQGDPIFPKGVLIKESNKLSHRQKLRAKKRLLKKNARELLKKKTNMKEEQIQLKNKEDVLNQQKWKKEKKVKFVNDRSHKKMEILTDRGSKLETKVKQTKKKEKVKQKDTTKNIGSNNDENCYSEDDKMEVYSNNQVSKLNKKTKQSKKIKSLKAKADIESDSDDHMLFNDNDDIEENEDGRMNEEDTSRDDTRLLSTAKSKKILRKKQKFMEDIENDSEEIASSDEEESVEDEQMEDEEDTSRDNNRLLSTAKSKKILKKTKQKFMEDDIESVNEEVASSDEQSVQDEQMEEENDKSDDNDLLPIEKANKKLKKRKEKEDKLAKEEMDDMMSQQSVFSFPTEKELANITSLKDIQQRIQDVILVLKDFKRFREKNRSRSEYIELLRRDLCTYYSYNDFLMEKLMQLFSLDELSEFLEASEVQRPMTIRVNTLKTRRRDLAEALINRGVNLDPIAKWTQIGLVVYSTQVPMGATPEYLAGHYIIQGASSFLPVMALDPKENERILDMCAAPGGKASHIAAIMKNTGTLFANDINKERLKAVVGNFHRLGIVNSIICSYDGRKFLKVMKGFDRVLLDAPCTGTGVVAKDPSVKANKAEIDIQRCCTLQRELLLAAIDCVNARSETGGIIVYSTCSILPEENEWVIDYALKKRDVKLLPTDLEFGTDGFTSYRQHRFHPTLKLTKRFYPHVHNMDGFFVAKLKKFSNNVLNQKDVKEEISN; translated from the exons ATGGGTCGCAAAGCAAAATTTGATAAAGAGGTTTCCAGTGGTCGTGGAAAGAAGGCAAAAAAGCAGGGCGATCCAATATTTCCAAAAGGAGTTCTaa ttaaagaatcaaataaattaagtcATCGACAGAAGCTAAGAGCAAAGAagagattattgaaaaaaaatgcaagagaATTGCTCAAAAAGAAAACTAATATGAAGGAAGaacaaatacaattaaaaaat aAAGAAGATGTATTAAATCagcaaaaatggaaaaaagagaaaaaagtaaaatttgtcaATGACCGTTCTCACAAAAAGATGGAAATTTTGACTGATCGAGGATCAAAACTGGAAACAAAAGTAAAGCAaactaaaaagaaagaaaaggtgAAACAAAAAGATACAACTAAAAATATAGGAAGTAATAATGATGAGAATTGTTATAGTGAAGATGATAAAATGGAAGTGTATTCTAATAATCAAGtatctaaattaaataagaaaacaaagcaaagtaagaaaataaaaagccTAAAAGCTAAGGCTGATATAGAAAGTGACAGTGATGATCATATGCTATTTAACGATAATGATGACATTGAGGAAAATGAAGATGGACGAATGAACGAAGAGGATACGAGCCGAGATGACACTCGACTGCTTTCTACAGCGAAATCAAAAAAAATCTTgaggaaaaaacaaaaatttatggaAGATATAGAAAATGACAGCGAAGAAATAGCATCCAGTGATGAGGAAGAATCTGTTGAAGATGAACAAATGGAAGATGAAGAGGATACGAGCCGAGATAATAATCGACTACTTTCTACAGCAAAatcaaaaaaaatcttgaagaaaacgaaacaaaaatttatggaAGATGATATAGAAAGTGTCAATGAAGAAGTAGCATCCAGTGATGAACAATCTGTTCAAGATGAGCAAATGGAAGAGGAAAATGATAAAAGTGATGATAATGATTTACTTCCCATAGAAAAAGCtaataagaaattgaaaaagaggaaggagaaagaaga CAAACTTGCAAAGGAAGAAATGGATGATATGATGTCGCAACAAAGTGTGTTTTCCTTTCCAACTGAAAAAGAGCTTGCCAATATTACTAGCTTAAAAGATATTCAGCAACGAATACAAGATGTTATCCTAGTATTAAAAGATTTCAAGAGATTTCGAGAGAAAAATAGATCACGTTCTGAATATATTGAACTACTTCGGCGAGATTTGTGTACATATTATAGTTACAACGATTTCCTAATGGAAAAACTGATGCAGCTATTCTCACTGGATGAATTATCAGAATTTTTGGAAGCGAGTGAAGTACAAAGACCTATGACTATCCGCGTGAATACCTTGAAAACGCGACGACGCGATTTAGCTGAG GCTCTCATTAATAGAGGTGTTAATCTTGACCCAATAGCAAAATGGACACAGATTGGTTTGGTAGTGTATTCCACACAAGTGCCTATGGGTGCAACACCGGAATATCTGGCTGGACATTATATTATACAAGGTGCTTCTAGTTTTCTGCCCGTAATGGCGCTGGACCcgaaagaaaatgaaagaattCTTGATATGTGTGCCGCGCCAGGCGGTAAAGCCTCGCACATTGCTGCTATTATGAAAAATACAGGGACACTATTCGCTAACGACATAAATAAAGAACGATTAAAAGCCGTTGTTGGCAATTTTCACAGACTCGGTATTGTCAATTCTATAATCTGTAGTTATGATGGACGAAAATTTCTTAAG GTAATGAAAGGCTTCGACAGAGTTTTGTTGGATGCTCCATGTACTGGTACAGGGGTAGTTGCGAAAGATCCCAGTGTGAAGGCGAATAAAGCGGAAATAGACATTCAACGTTGCTGCACGTTACAAAGAGAACTGTTATTAGCTGCAATCGATTGTGTTAACGCGCGTTCAGAAACGGGTGGTATTATCGTTTATTCAACTTGCTCGATTCTACCAGAGGAGAACGAGTGGGTCATCGATTATGCTCTTAAGAAGCGAGACGTTAAGTTACTGCCTACCGACTTGGAATTTGGGACTGATGGTTTCACGAGCTACAGGCAACATCGATTTCATCCCACGTTGAAATTAACTAAACGGTTTTACCCACATGTACATAATATGGATGGTTTCTTTGTggcaaaactgaaaaaattttccaaCAATGTTCTTAATCAGAAAGATGTAAAGGAagaaatatctaattaa
- the LOC105195896 gene encoding puff-specific protein Bx42, whose translation MSLTNLLPAPTQVVWDREDEAREQKLRQRPVSALVKAVVTAPPYGQRRGWVPRNPEDFGDGGAFPEIHVAQYPLGMGMKGKESTSNALAVQLDAQGKVKYDLIARQGHSKDKIVYSKLSDLLPSEITNEEDPTLQRPLDDEIDELTDKTKKALEKITRSKIAAAMPVRCAEKQAPAQYIRYTPSQQGQSFNSGAKQRVIRMVEAQVDPLEPPKFKINKKIPRGPPSPPAPVMHSPTRKVTVKEQKEWKIPPCISNWKNAKGYTIPLDKRLAADGRGLQQVHINENFAKLAEALYIADRKARQAVEMRAQLEKKLAQKEKEKKEDHLRQLAQKAREERAGLKSAATLDKAEESRERDQLRQERHKDRARERNLARAAPDKRSRLQRERERDISEQIALGLPAKSIPSTGEAQFDQRLFNTSKGMDSGYGHDDEYNVYDKPWKDGNSIASHIYRPSKNIDKDTYGDDLEKLVKTNRFVPDKEFSGVDRSVPRSGPVQFEKEEEDPFGLDQFLKQAKRASSSTTTTTKRKDEREQRRDDRDKRRKH comes from the exons ATGTCTTTAACAAA CTTGTTACCTGCACCCACCCAAGTGGTGTGGGACAGGGAGGACGAGGCACGTGAACAAAAACTACGCCAAAGACCCGTTTCGGCGTTGGTCAAGGCTGTCGTCACCGCACCTCCCTATGGACAACGACGAGGATGGGTGCCACGCAACCCAGAA GACTTTGGGGATGGAGGAGCTTTTCCCGAGATTCACGTTGCGCAATACCCACTTGGAATGGGGATGAAGGGCAAGGAATCAACAAGCAATGCCTTAGCGGTACAACTCGACGCTCAAGGAAAAGTAAAGTATGATCTAATAGCAAGACAAGGTCATAGTAAAGATAAA attgtttATAGCAAATTGAGCGATTTACTCCCATCAGAAATTACGAACGAGGAAGATCCTACTTTGCAACGACCTCTTGATGACGAAATTGACGAACTCACGGATAAGACGAAGAAAGCATTGGAAAAAATAACGAGATCAAAAATTGCAGCGGCTATGCCTGTGAGATGTGCGGAGAAACAGGCTCCTGCTCAATATATACGTTACACACCGTCGCAGCAAGGCCAGTCATTCAATTCAGGTGCAAAGCAGCGAGTTATCAGAATGGTAGAAGCACAAGTAGATCCTCTGGAACCACCCAAATTCAA aattaataaaaaaattccgcGAGGACCTCCGTCTCCTCCAGCGCCTGTGATGCATTCTCCCACGAGAAAAGTGACGGTGAAAGAACAGAAAGAATGGAAAATTCCACCGTGCATAAGCAACTGGAAAAATGCAAAG GGATATACAATTCCATTAGACAAACGTCTTGCTGCAGATGGTCGGGGTTTACAACAAGTTCACATCAATGAGAACTTTGCCAAATTAGCGGAAGCTCTTTATATAGCTGATAGAAAAGCTCGTCAAGCTGTCGAAATGCGCGCGcaattagaaaagaaattggctcagaaggaaaaagagaagaaagaagatCACTTGAGGCAACTCGCGCAAAAAGCTCGAGAAGAGCGCGCTGGTTTGAAATCTGCCGCTACGTTAG ATAAAGCTGAAGAGTCACGTGAAAGAGACCAACTCAGGCAGGAGCGGCACAAAGATCGCGCTCGCGAACGTAATTTGGCTCGTGCCGCACCTGACAAGCGCTCTCGTTTGCAACGTGAACGCGAGCGCGACATTAGCGAACAAATCGCCCTTGGCTTACCCGCAAAGAGCATTCCTAGTACGGGAGAGGCACAATTCGATCAGCGTCTTTTCAATACCAGTAAAGGAATGGACAGCGGTTACGGACACGATGACGAGTATAACGTCTATGACAAGCCGTGGAAAGATGGCAATTCTATCGCTTCACATATTTATCGTCctagtaaaaatattgataaggATACATACGGGGACGATTTGGAGAAACTAGTTAAGACGAACag ATTCGTTCCCGACAAGGAATTTAGTGGAGTTGATAGATCAGTTCCGCGATCGGGACCAGTACAGTttgagaaagaagaagaagatccTTTTGGTCTGGATCAGTTCTTGAAACAGGCTAAGCGCGCCAGTAGCTCGACCACGACTACAACAAAGCGCAAAGATGAACGCGAACAGCGTAGAGACGACCGTGATAAACGTAGGAAGCATTAA
- the LOC105195898 gene encoding vacuolar fusion protein CCZ1 homolog: MTSKSEITLEHFYIFNGTYAKKEGEEEKKILYYYPEKDLDVQIKNIGLSEAIIKFTESFNPGQPCDYCHTHKTRQIYYQPEPNFWMVMIVGVPYIYKEKDGNKYQNDEVSSSVCQAILKQTYMMFRLFMGSFETIINDPECGSVMLLKLKLEHFYSRYLLSLKLNNSDILDVFQGLQFLPLDKITFLKVQCFMNLVEAMFTQVKYTAFLYNDQIVWSGLEPEDMQVVYNYLVSTLLPAHLEKELHGGSIPRNSPSPFTSSHYGKFVTGPASVNEPSLIGKSPKVFINYSTKPVSLYLVVYRALSATICLFVDKKTSLLIDFFKSLDSFLGPQLTTLVSSVAEQCSKHVMVTPESCTKYLYFNKLNLAYKSTIHLDNRRCSNVLTTPEVLRIITDIYNDRNRLKEAGEIIIKTMSDYWVIGKLSNLREFFVVIQQKSASIIEIDDEVKKLCEKQLKSIFFH; encoded by the exons ATGACTTCTAAGTCTGAGATCACGTTggaacatttttacatttttaatggcACTTATGCGAAGAAAGAAGGAGAG gaggaaaaaaagatattgtattATTATCCGGAAAAGGATCTAGATGTTCAAATCAAGAACATAGGGCTCAGCGAAGCAATAATCAAGTTTACAGA ATCTTTTAACCCGGGGCAGCCATGTGATTACTGTCATACACACAAGACACGTCAAATATACTATCAACCGGAGCCTAATTTCTGGATGGTAATG attgttGGTGTACCATACatttacaaagaaaaagatGGTAATAAGTATCAGAATGATGAAGTGTCCAGCAGTGTTTGCCAAGCTATATTAAAGCAAACATATATGATGTTTAGATTATTTATGGGCTCCTTCGAAACCATCATTAACGATCCTGAATGTGGTTCTGTAATGTTGTTGAAGCTTAAACTGGAACATTTTTACTCACGA TATCTCCTTTCATTAAAACTGAATAATAGTGACATACTAGATGTTTTTCAAGGTCTACAATTCTTACCTCTTGACAAAATTACGTTTCTCAAAGTGCAATGTTTTATGAATCTTGTAGAAGCTATGTTTACACAAGTAAAATACACAGCATTTCTCTATAATGACCAAATTGTTTG GAGTGGCTTGGAACCCGAAGATATGCAAGTAGTTTACAATTATTTAGTAAGCACTCTTTTGCCAGCTCATCTCGAAAAAGAGTTGCATGGAGGCTCAATACCTAGAAACTCTCCCTCACCGTTCACTTCTTCACATTATGGAAA atttgttaCCGGGCCTGCTAGCGTTAACGAACCTAGTTTAATTGGAAAATCACCAAaagtttttatcaattattctaCTAAGCCTGTGTCATTGTATTTAGTAGTGTATCGCGCGCTAAGCGCTACAATATGTCTCTTCGTCGATA AGAAAACAAGTTTATTAATTGACTTCTTCAAGAGCTTAGACAGTTTTCTGGGACCACAATTAACCACATTAGTTAGTTCTGTAGCTGAGCAATGCTCCAAACATGTAATGGTCACGCCAGAATCGTGTACCAAATacctatattttaataagttgaaTTTAGCATACAAAAGTACAATACATTTAGATAACAGACGTTGTTCTAATGTACTTACGACACCTGAAGTATTGAGGATTATTACTGATATATACAATGATAGAAATAG ATTGAAGGAAGCtggagaaataattattaagaccATGAGCGATTACTGGGTTATTGGAAAGTTGTCTAATTTGAGAGAGTTTTTTGTTGTCATACAACAGAAGAGTGCAAGTATCATAGAAATTGATG ATGAAGTGAAGAAGCTTTGCGAGAAACAATTAAAAAGCATCTTTTTTCACTGA
- the LOC105196267 gene encoding ATP-dependent Clp protease proteolytic subunit translates to MLQRINSLLQVTAYGHKVSSRYLNFVPIVVEQSGRGERAYDIYSRLLKERIICLMGPVTDVVASAVIAQLLFLQSESSKNPIHLYINSPGGSVTAGLGIYDTMQYVLPPISTWCVGQACSMASLLLAAGTKGMRHSLPNARIMIHQPSGGVQGQATDIQIQATEILKLKQQINELYVKHTGQNLDEIARSMERDNFMSPIQAKEFGIIDKVLAHPMQEETAEATIEKTDNITTKS, encoded by the exons ATGTTGCAAAGAATAAATAGTTTACTACAAGTTACC GCATATGGGCATAAAGTGAGCAGCAGATACCTAAATTTTGTTCCTATCGTAGTAGAACAAAGTGGACGTGGTGAACGTGCATACGACATTTATTCGCGTCTTTTGAAGGAGAGAATCATTTGTCTTATGGGTCCA GTTACAGATGTTGTAGCTTCCGCAGTAATTGCTCAACTACTTTTCCTCCAATCAGAAAGCAGTAAAAATCctattcatttatatattaattcacCTGGTGGAAGCGTAACGGCAGGACTCGGAATATATGACACTATGCAATATGTTCTTCCTCCTATCTCTACGTGGTGCGTAGGTCAAGCGTGTTCTATGGCGAGTCTACTTTTAGCAGCTGGAACCAAAGGTATGCGTCACTCTCTACCAAACGCCAGAATCATGATACATCAACCATCAGGAGGCGTACAAGGACAAGCTACGGATATTCAGATACAAGCTACAGAAATCCTTAAGTTAAAACAACAGATCAATGAGCTGTATGTCAAACACACTGGGCAAAATTTAGACGAAATAG CACGGAGTATGGAAAGAGATAATTTTATGAGCCCAATACAAGCAAAAGAATTTGGAATTATAGATAAAGTATTGGCCCATCCTATGCAAGAAGAAACTGCAGAAGCAACGATAGAAAAAACAGATAATATAACAACAAAATCTTAA